In Nostoc sp. UHCC 0926, a single genomic region encodes these proteins:
- a CDS encoding precorrin-8X methylmutase — MKSSKLTIKQLTHLVGGGLTPRMVRHYHQLGLLPQPVRSPSNYRLYTKKDVLRLQRIVALKQQGFQLNHIRNILEVEPEADTTVNLMGQLQQQYRAVMQQISQLRQTASALEGLLGRDRHCQIIQAEVLAQLKLLDVETQAGLGGLENLWSGLDAEIHTHSEAFTESLQRLLPDLSHRSEIEQHLISQLVLACGDVSLVSFVKLSRDAIAASRGALSASCQIVVDTQTVAAALDQTRLLHLGCHIETLIDNPHITTATEAELAFWQHREWRSKLQQVNQGCVLVVGYAPSVLIEVCEAIANQKIQPALVIGMPIGFSHAPAAKRQLMQQGIPFITVEGTLGGGALAATALNALVESLIDKPDCHCYLKNIVDSAEC, encoded by the coding sequence ATTAAAAGCAGCAAGTTGACAATTAAGCAGTTAACGCACTTGGTAGGAGGCGGTTTAACTCCGCGCATGGTAAGGCATTATCATCAATTGGGACTATTACCGCAACCAGTGCGATCGCCTAGCAATTATCGTCTCTACACCAAAAAAGATGTTCTTCGGTTGCAACGGATTGTCGCCCTCAAGCAGCAAGGGTTTCAGCTAAACCACATCCGCAATATTTTGGAGGTGGAACCAGAAGCGGACACAACTGTTAACCTCATGGGACAACTTCAGCAGCAATATCGGGCGGTGATGCAACAAATTTCTCAACTGCGGCAAACTGCATCAGCACTAGAAGGATTATTGGGGCGCGATCGCCATTGTCAAATTATCCAAGCGGAAGTTTTGGCACAACTCAAGTTACTCGATGTCGAAACTCAAGCCGGATTGGGGGGATTGGAAAACCTGTGGAGTGGTTTGGATGCCGAAATTCATACCCACTCAGAAGCTTTTACAGAATCGCTACAACGCTTACTACCTGATTTGTCTCACCGTTCGGAAATTGAACAGCATTTAATTTCTCAGTTGGTTTTGGCCTGTGGCGATGTCAGTTTGGTGTCCTTTGTCAAGTTGAGCCGAGATGCGATCGCAGCTAGTCGAGGAGCTTTATCTGCAAGCTGCCAAATTGTTGTCGATACCCAAACCGTTGCTGCTGCTTTGGATCAAACCCGATTACTTCACTTGGGATGCCACATCGAAACCTTGATTGATAATCCCCATATTACCACCGCCACAGAGGCAGAACTCGCTTTTTGGCAACATCGAGAATGGCGATCAAAATTGCAGCAAGTAAATCAGGGTTGTGTGCTGGTAGTCGGTTATGCTCCCTCAGTCCTTATAGAAGTTTGTGAAGCGATCGCCAACCAGAAAATTCAGCCTGCACTAGTAATTGGGATGCCCATTGGCTTTAGCCATGCTCCCGCAGCCAAGCGACAACTGATGCAACAAGGGATACCTTTTATTACAGTTGAAGGAACTTTGGGAGGTGGTGCTTTAGCTGCTACTGCCCTAAATGCCTTGGTTGAGTCACTGATTGATAAGCCAGATTGTCATTGTTATCTCAAAAATATAGTAGATTCTGCTGAGTGCTGA